Proteins found in one Megachile rotundata isolate GNS110a chromosome 14, iyMegRotu1, whole genome shotgun sequence genomic segment:
- the LOC100874835 gene encoding protein takeout, translating into MTEGSWFCVLLIVTGVTALSVDSNPEYVKQCSRSDPKLKTCLIDALHHLRPYLSDGIPEIELPSVEPFRMDELTLSLTGGINGYKVQLRELYVKGASNYTVEDIKLGSPFAAIIRMPALILDAHYSSSGVLIILPASGNGTFHAKFDDVKALVKGTVSTKVKDEKTYLNVENLDVELVVKNVYMRVSKIFKNNRILTEATNLFLRENGQEVLKVMEPQLKRKLSVLFAGIVNQLLRHVPVEVFLLP; encoded by the exons ATGACCGAAGGAAGTTGGTTCTGTGTTCTGCTAATCGTCACCGGGGTAACAGCTCTCTCCGTGGATTCGAATC CGGAATACGTGAAACAATGTTCAAGAAGCGAtccaaagttgaaaacttgCCTGATCGATGCCCTGCACCATCTGAGGCCATATTTAAGCGATGGTATACCGGAAATTGAGCTGCCTTCCGTCGAACCATTTCGT ATGGACGAGCTGACACTCTCCCTAACAGGTGGTATAAACGGTTACAAGGTTCAACTGCGCGAATTATACGTAAAGGGAGCCAGTAACTACACCGTCGAGGATATCAAGCTGGGTTCACCCTTCGCTGCCATTATACGAATGCCGGCTCTCATTTTGGACGCTCATTATTCCAG ttCAGGTGTGCTGATCATTCTACCAGCTAGTGGAAACGGAACATTCCACGCGAAATTCGACGATGTGAAAGCTTTGGTCAAAGGCACTGTTTCCACCAAAGTGAAAGATGAGAAGACGTATCTGAACGTTGAAAATCTTGATGTTGAACTGGTTGTGAAAAATGTGTACATGAGGGTCAGCaagattttcaaaaataatagaATCCTTA CCGAAGCAACAAACCTATTTCTCCGCGAGAACGGTCAGGAGGTGTTAAAGGTGATGGAACCACAGCTCAAGAGGAAATTATCTGTACTCTTCGCCGGTATAGTTAATCAACTGTTACGTCACGTGCCGGTCGAAGTATTTCTCTTACCATAA
- the Archease gene encoding protein archease, with the protein MDALNEEDFVIPPVKYEYLDHTADVQLHAWGDNMEEAFEQCAVAMFGYMTDLERVQITQVQEVEAEGHDMESLLFHFLDELLFMFSAEPFIVAKKVKITNFDRENFKITARALGEEFTIGKHSQNAEVKAITYSAMQIHEPPKTERPEIFVIVDI; encoded by the exons ATGGACGCGTTGAATGAAGAAGATTTTGTAATACCTCCCGTTAAATACGAAT atttgGATCACACCGCCGATGTGCA ATTACACGCATGGGGTGATAATATGGAGGAAGCTTTTGAACAATGTGCAGTGGCCATGTTCGGGTACATGACGGATTTAGAGCGGGTTCAGATAACGCAGGTGCAAGAAGTGGAGGCCGAAGGACACGACATGGAGAGCCTGCTCTTTCATTTCCTTGATGAATTATTGTTCATGTTCAGCGCTGAACCGTTTATCGTTGCTAag AAAGTGAAGATCACTAATTTCGACCGCGAGAACTTCAAGATCACCGCAAGAGCGTTAGGAGAAGAATTCACGATAGGCAAACATTCGCAGAACGCCGAAGTAAAAGCGATCACGTACTCGGCCATGCAGATCCACGAACCTCCAAAAACGGAACGTCCGGAAATTTTCGTGATCGTTGACATATAG
- the LOC105662460 gene encoding circadian clock-controlled protein daywake: MLFRAIRTISFALAVVALVAADYQLPAGVKTCKRDSDDFASCLRLAIQEAWPIFMQGLPDFDIPLMDPYYMESNTFEYTFGKMQGRLASSDVRTYGLSKARFLSVKPEMNDDFFRLEIDLELPKIFIDGDYDAQGSLDAFKIGGKGYFNISMDDVRCIWDITGHVKDDRWVIEHFKMVPTVGNMRIWFSDLFNGNEELNRAALIFINEYWPVVFRGMMPKMMELWDEYLTEFTNRFFSKIPFSTVFP; this comes from the exons ATGTTGTTCCGCGCGATTCGAACGATCTCCTTTGCGCTCGCTGTTGTTGCCCTCGTCGCTGCGGATTATCAGCTTC CTGCGGGTGTAAAAACCTGTAAAAGGGATTCCGACGATTTCGCATCCTGTCTGCGTCTCGCCATTCAAGAAGCATGGCCGATATTTATGCAAG GGTTACCAGATTTCGATATACCCCTGATGGACCCTTATTACATGGAATCTAACACGTTCGAGTACACTTTTGGAAAAATGCAAGGAAGATTGGCGAGCTCCGACGTTCGAACGTACGGTCTCTCGAAAGCTCGCTTCTTATCCGTGAAACCGGAAATGAACGACGATTTCTTCCGGCTGGAAATCGATCTTGAATTGCCGAAGATTTTCATTGATGGCGACTATGATGCTCAAGGTTCTCTGGATGCCTTCAAAATTGGTGGAAAAG GGTACTTCAATATTAGTATGGACGACGTGAGATGTATTTGGGACATCACGGGACACGTGAAAGACGATAGATGGGTCATCGAGCACTTCAAAATGGTTCCAACAGTAGGAAACATGAGAATCTGGTTTAGCGACCTCTTCAATGGAAACGAGGAATTGA ATCGTGCAGCGTTGATCTTCATCAACGAATACTGGCCAGTGGTGTTCCGTGGAATGATGCCGAAGATGATGGAGCTCTGGGACGAATACCTAACCGAGTTCACTAATCGTTTCTTCTCGAAAATACCATTCTCCACCGTGTTCCCTTGA